Proteins encoded together in one Mastomys coucha isolate ucsf_1 unplaced genomic scaffold, UCSF_Mcou_1 pScaffold16, whole genome shotgun sequence window:
- the Gpr87 gene encoding G-protein coupled receptor 87 translates to MGLNLTLAKLPGNELYSQASHTVNSTNEGPWKNSTLHNGFDTIILPVLYLVIFVASILLNGLAVWIFFHIRNKTSFIFYLKNIVVADLIMTLTFPFRIVRDAGFGPWYFEFILCRYTSVLFYANMYTSIVFLGLISVDRYLKVVKPFGDSRMYSITFTKVLSVCVWVIMAVLSLPNIILTNVPPTKENIHDCMKLKSPLGAKWDTAVTYVDSCLFVVVLVILIGCYIAISRYIHKSSRQFISQSSRKRKHNQSIRVVVAVFFTCFLPYHLCRIPFTFGHLDRLLDESAHKILYYCKEMTLFLSACNVCLDPIIYFFMCKSFSRRLFKKSNIRTRSESIRSLQSVRRSEVRIYYDYTDV, encoded by the exons ATGGGGCTCAACTTGACACTTGCAAAATTACCAG GAAATGAACTGTACAGCCAAGCGAGTCACACTGTCAACAGCACAAACGAGGGCCCCTGGAAGAATTCCACCCTTCACAACGGATTTGACACCATCATCCTACCGGTGCTTTACCTAGTTATCTTTGTGGCAAGCATCCTGCTGAACGGTCTGGCCGTGTGGATCTTCTTCCACATTCGGAATAAAACCAGCTTCATATTTTACCTCAAAAATATAGTGGTAGCTGACCTCATAATGACCCTGACCTTCCCATTCCGAATAGTCCGTGATGCGGGATTCGGACCTTGGTACTTCGAGTTTATCCTCTGCAGGTACACCTCAGTTTTGTTCTATGCAAACATGTATACGTCTATTGTGTTTCTTGGGCTGATCAGTGTCGATCGCTACCTGAAGGTGGTAAAGCCTTTCGGCGACTCTCGCATGTACAGCATAACCTTCACCAAAGTTTTATCAGTTTGTGTTTGGGTGATCATGGCTGTTCTGTCCTTGCCAAACATCATACTGACGAATGTTCCACCAACTAAGGAAAACATTCATGACTGCATGAAACTTAAAAGTCCATTGGGAGCCAAGTGGGATACGGCTGTCACCTACGTGGACAGCTGTTTGTTCGTGGTCGTGCTGGTGATTCTGATTGGGTGCTACATAGCCATCTCCAGATACATCCACAAATCCAGCAGGCAGTTCATAAGCCAATCGAGCCGGAAGCGAAAGCACAACCAGAGTATCCGCGTGGTGGTGGCTGTGTTTTTCACTTGCTTCCTCCCATATCATCTGTGCAGAATCCCCTTTACTTTCGGTCACTTAGACAGGCTTCTAGATGAATCAGCCCATAAAATTCTCTACTACTGCAAAGAAATGACACTTTTCCTGTCTGCATGCAATGTGTGCCTGGATccgataatttattttttcatgtgcaAGTCATTTTCAAGAAGGCTATTCAAGAAATCAAACATAAGAACTAGGAGCGAAAGCATCAGATCCTTGCAAAGTGTCCGAAGATCCGAAGTGCGCATCTATTATGACTACACCGATGTGTAG